Proteins found in one Sphaeramia orbicularis chromosome 8, fSphaOr1.1, whole genome shotgun sequence genomic segment:
- the gipc1 gene encoding PDZ domain-containing protein GIPC1, which yields MPLGLGRRKKASPLVENEEAEPIRAGLNVPGMDGLDGGVVGLGEGATSEGLPPPPSSMRPRLIFHTQLAHGSPTGRIEGFSNVRELYAKIGEAFGIPPSEVMFCTLNTHKVDMDKLLGGQIGLEDFIFAHIKGQKKEIEIYKGEDALGLTITDNGAGYAFIKRIREGSIIHQIQVINVGDMIESINGHRLIGCRHYEVAKMLKELPKGKEFTIKLVEPLKAFDMISQRSGGSRSASGVQLGTGRGTLRLRSKGPATVEELPSAFEEKAIEKVDDLLESYMGIRDSELAATMVELGKDKKNPDEFAEALDETLGDFAFPDEFVFDVWGAIGDAKVGRV from the exons ATGCCTCTGGGTCTGGGAAGAAGGAAGAAGGCGTCCCCGTTAGTCGAGAACGAGGAGGCAGAGCCCATCCGTGCTGGTCTGAATGTGCCAGGTATGGATGGACTAGATGGAGGTGTTGTCGGGCTGGGCGAAGGCGCCACCTCCGAAGGTCTGCCTCCTCCACCCAGCAGCATGCGGCCTCGCCTCATCTTCCACACCCAGCTCGCTCATGGCAGCCCCACTGGCCGCATCGAGGGCTTCAGTAACGTCCGGGAGCTTTATGCCAAGATTGGCGAAGCCTTTGGGATACCGCCATCTGAG GTCATGTTTTGCACACTGAACACTCACAAGGTGGATATGGACAAACTGTTAGGAGGTCAGATCGGGCTTGAGGACTTTATTTTTGCtcacataaaaggccagaaaaaggAAATCGAGATATACAAAGGGGAGGATGCGCTGGGGCTGACAATCACAGATAATGGAGCTGGCTACGCCTTCATCAAA agaattCGTGAGGGGAGCATTATACACCAGATTCAGGTCATCAATGTGGGCGATATGATCGAGTCGATCAATGGCCATCGCTTGATTGGCTGTCGACACTACGAGGTTGCCAAGATGCTGAAGGAGCTGCCAAAAGGCAAGGAATTTACCATCAAGCTGGTGGAGCCTCTCAAGGCCTTCG atatgATCAGCCAGCGGTCTGGAGGGTCCAGGTCGGCGTCGGGGGTCCAGCTGGGGACCGGTAGGGGGACTCTGCGGCTGCGTTCGAAAGGCCCTGCCACTGTGGAGGAACTG ccATCTGCGTTTGAGGAAAAAGCCATTGAAAAAGTAGATGACCTACTTGAGAGCTACATGGGCATCAGAGACAGTGAACTGG CGGCTACCATGGTGGAGCTGGGAAAGGACAAAAAGAACCCAGACGAGTTCGCCGAGGCTTTAGACGAAACCCTGGGAGACTTTGCCTTCCCCGACGAGTTTGTTTTTGACGTCTGGGGCGCCATCGGTGATGCGAAGGTTGGCCGGGTCTAA